The Oryza brachyantha chromosome 6, ObraRS2, whole genome shotgun sequence region AAGCATGCCTCCTATTAGCGAGCAAAATAGATGCAAGCTGATGAAATGAAATACGGTGCTCTGTTTGGGCCATTATCTTCTATAGAAGTGTACTTCGCTATTTTATTTGACTATCTTTATAACTGCTTGTAGAGAACTATTGACTGAACTTCTGTGTGaatattgattttgtttcttcaTCCATTTAGTGCTTGATTTTggcatttatttgtttgtcaGGTGGCTGGAGTTCCTGGAGTGACTGAAGCTCTTTTCCTAGCTAGACAAACTGTTCTAGCAGAGGGGAGCAATTCTGATAGCACTCCAATGCTCTACAGCTGTGCACTTTGTGGAAAAGAGTACAGAAGCTCAAAAGCTCATGCCCAGCATCTTAATTCACGTTCACATCTCATGAAAGCTTCTCAGGAGCCCAATGCATCCATTGCTGGAATTACAGTAGTCAAGCCTCGTCCTGAGCGAGTTCAACGCAGAGGCCCATCTTCAGTAGAAGAGGATGAAGATGAGGAGGAAGAGTGGGTTGAAGTGGACCCAAGTGAGTTGGAGTCGACTTCGGAAATGCAAGTAGACGAGCATTCCTCCAAATCAGATGATGACATGGATGAATTTGAAGAGTTGGATCCCACATTCTGCTTTATGTGTGATCTTGAGCATCAGTCCATAGAGAATTGCATGGTCCACATGCACAAAAAGCATGGGTTTTTCATACCTGATAGTGAATACTTGAAAGATCCGAATGGTCTTCTTATATATGTTGGTCTGAAGGTAGGCATTGTTCGTCAGTGTAAAgtcttctcttttgttttacTGGACACTGGTTATAATCTTAATCATGAGGTTGTTTTGATTATTGTTCCTGCAGGTGAAACGTGATTTTATATGCCTATATTGCAATGACAGATGCCAGCCTTTCCAAAGTCTAGAGGCTGTGAGGaagcacatggatgcaaaagGACATTGCAAATTGCGATATGGAGATGGTGGGGATGATGAAGATGCTGACCTTGAAGATTTCTATGATTACAGCAGCAGGTTTAGTTCAATATTTCTTGTTTCCATTAGCAAGTTTTTATGTTGAGtcaaagataaatttaattttactgtGGGTTTCAGGTAATTTGGTTTAGTCACTACGGAgtaatttttgtttggtgcCATACTGGTACTATTGGACATGTTTTACGAATTATAGAGTTTGACTGAATAGTTTCTGCTTTTGTCTGTTGAGTTCTGACCCATAAGTTCCACAAGGCCTATAAGCtaataatgaaaaaatgattttcaGAATTATATTCTCAGACTGGTAGTGAAACATTTATGATAGAACAATCTTAGCACTACATGTTTtgaacaaaattgaaaatcatGTCTGACAATTGGTGATCAACTATATAAGAGAAGTCTACATAGTGCATAGGCTAGTTCTTCCTTCATCTTCTGTATCAGTAGTCATGTTGAACTGGAATCTTATTTCTAGCTTAATAGGTACTATGGTCAGTGCTGGAGATAAAAAATTTCCTTTTTGTGGTATCTAACAACTAACGGTCTTTGATATTCTCATTGCAGTTATGCTGATGTGGAGGGTAAAGAGCTGGTTGCTGCAGATGACAGGGACAACAACATTGAACTGGGAAGTGGTGGGGCTGAGCTTGTAATAACGAACAAGAGCGAGAAAGGAACACGTGTAAGAACTCTTGGTTCTCGGGAGTTTATTCGCTACTATCGCCAGAAACCACGTCCTTCTGTTGCGACGGATCGCGCTCTTGCACTTTCCCTGGCTTCCAGGTCTGAACCTTGTGTTCTTGTTTCCTCCATTTGGTTACTTGTCAAGTTACATCAATAAAATCATAGAAACTCCCTTGTTTAGTGCTGCtattcattatttttgtttctcttcagCTACAAGAGTATGGGATTGGTGACAGTTCAGTCCAGGGAGCAAGTTGTAAGGCTGAAAGTTCTCCGAGCAATGAACAAGACAGGTGTGGAGACCATGCGAACCAAGATTGGAATGAAGAGCAACGTGATCCGGAACCTCCCCAAGAACTGCCCATATTAGTCGATGCCACTCTTGTCGGAATTCCATGGAGTTCCAGCATCAGTTTTGTGGACATGTGTGTTTTTTGTGCATCTGCTAGCCATGGCAGAGTGCTTATGAGATTTACAAAAGCATTTACCTTCTAATGGAATCGTACTTTTGACAGTTAAATTGGGCACATgtctttatatttaatttaagttGCACCTCAAATGAGAGTATTTCTTACTGAGATTGTATCCAGTATATGACTTCATTTCAGTAAACACATCACCTGCTGTGATTCCCACCCCTTTTCTGGTGCATGGCTGGGATTATGTTTTACATTTGCTTCGGAGAGCTCGTCCCACCCTTTTCTGGTGCATGGCGGGGATCCTGTACCCTCTCGAAGGCACGAACGGCTTGGCGGAGCACTCGTTGGCA contains the following coding sequences:
- the LOC102721455 gene encoding cytoplasmic 60S subunit biogenesis factor REI1 homolog 1 — protein: MPTVTCNACNAGFDDEEQQRLHYRSEWHRYNLKRKVAGVPGVTEALFLARQTVLAEGSNSDSTPMLYSCALCGKEYRSSKAHAQHLNSRSHLMKASQEPNASIAGITVVKPRPERVQRRGPSSVEEDEDEEEEWVEVDPSELESTSEMQVDEHSSKSDDDMDEFEELDPTFCFMCDLEHQSIENCMVHMHKKHGFFIPDSEYLKDPNGLLIYVGLKVKRDFICLYCNDRCQPFQSLEAVRKHMDAKGHCKLRYGDGGDDEDADLEDFYDYSSSYADVEGKELVAADDRDNNIELGSGGAELVITNKSEKGTRVRTLGSREFIRYYRQKPRPSVATDRALALSLASSYKSMGLVTVQSREQVVRLKVLRAMNKTGVETMRTKIGMKSNVIRNLPKNCPY